The Fructilactobacillus ixorae genome has a window encoding:
- a CDS encoding helix-turn-helix domain-containing protein, which produces MVTNKKPTRLLELFVLSNQLDYREHCIYLFSKFQQINRKIFYITERKVLKMSIYQRIKELAKNKNISIRELEHQLGFPNGTLQKWVDNANSQKLKKVANYFNVSTDYLLGNGERPTADLDDLETIMMFGGKPVPEEDKQTVLEILRRLRDARDHK; this is translated from the coding sequence ATGGTGACAAATAAAAAGCCAACACGTCTGTTGGAGTTATTTGTTCTTAGTAATCAATTAGATTACAGGGAACATTGTATATACTTATTTTCTAAATTTCAACAAATAAATAGAAAAATATTCTATATAACTGAAAGGAAAGTGCTGAAAATGTCGATTTATCAACGGATTAAGGAATTAGCAAAAAACAAAAATATTTCCATTCGCGAATTAGAACATCAACTGGGGTTTCCTAATGGAACTTTACAGAAGTGGGTTGATAATGCTAATTCACAAAAATTAAAGAAAGTAGCCAATTACTTTAACGTTTCCACTGATTATCTCTTGGGGAACGGGGAACGACCGACCGCTGATTTAGACGATTTAGAAACCATTATGATGTTTGGAGGAAAGCCAGTTCCAGAAGAAGATAAGCAAACTGTTCTGGAAATTTTAAGGAGGCTCAGAGATGCAAGAGATCATAAATAA
- a CDS encoding glycoside hydrolase domain-containing protein, translated as MDQQVLKVQKWLNSEYGKVSGYTKVNENGQTGWKTIYALREGLQHELGINPVSSGFGDHTKSALAGQVAKYRVGYKGNIAKLIQGAFWCKGYSPAAFNTKFSKDTQIAVDKLRQDAGLPNGNLTVSLMAALFDMSAFKLLGDGTTAIRKMQQYLNHNYLSYFGDDLGLVPTDGLYQRNTNTALIYALQAAEGMSTNQANGVYGPGTVRLTPTIYQGTSGPIVKVIQYGLMVNGFYDGPFDGIYESNVANAVLNFRNFMKLPPYNGSANLAVIKGLLTSNGDINRDSDACDTSFQVSSSTAKKLKSYGFNLIGRYLTGTVGPGADRRRKNLTTGEIEGLVNAGLKIFPIYQDNDGDQSYFTSSQGSHDANIATSAAARLGFPEGTTIYFAVDTDILDGDIPGTVLPYLAAVKRHLGNNYKVGAYGTRNVCAKALDHGYAVNAFVSDMSTGYSGNLGYKMPKNWAIDQFTEYNFAGIATDQDASSGRNTGTNQFVKKTNYKPILDVVQTITNNTELEIDTPITTVNFSDSLKVVLTATNQIYNLNSSNIFNITNGSMPTADVSKWIAYKFNLPNPVSDVIVGGLKKFSVAKDIMDGELTISYSVDDDGFYTVSFSINIYKVKINNDDYTTEGNLQIDLKIKPYNIPVVKQYAEAIDFVKAKWSKIVIAVIIAFVVIGGAILIASSPLTLATVASGFASICVDIYGIMS; from the coding sequence ATGGATCAACAAGTTTTAAAAGTACAAAAATGGTTAAATTCAGAGTATGGAAAGGTAAGTGGCTACACCAAGGTTAATGAAAATGGACAAACTGGTTGGAAAACCATTTATGCTTTACGTGAAGGATTACAGCACGAATTAGGCATTAATCCTGTATCCAGTGGCTTTGGGGACCATACTAAGTCAGCCTTAGCAGGCCAAGTAGCTAAATATCGGGTAGGTTATAAAGGCAACATCGCTAAATTAATTCAAGGTGCTTTTTGGTGTAAAGGTTATAGTCCAGCTGCCTTTAACACTAAATTTTCTAAGGATACTCAAATTGCCGTGGACAAACTACGCCAAGATGCCGGTTTACCCAATGGTAATTTAACGGTGTCCTTAATGGCCGCTTTGTTTGATATGAGTGCCTTTAAATTATTAGGTGATGGAACTACTGCTATTCGAAAAATGCAACAATACCTGAATCATAACTATCTTAGTTACTTTGGTGATGATTTAGGCCTAGTTCCTACCGATGGCCTTTATCAACGAAACACTAACACCGCCTTAATTTATGCTCTACAAGCAGCCGAAGGTATGTCTACTAATCAGGCAAATGGAGTTTATGGTCCTGGTACAGTGAGATTAACGCCAACGATTTATCAAGGGACTAGTGGACCGATTGTTAAAGTGATTCAATATGGTTTAATGGTAAACGGATTTTACGATGGACCCTTTGACGGGATTTACGAAAGTAACGTAGCTAATGCCGTATTGAACTTTCGGAATTTCATGAAGCTTCCGCCTTACAATGGCTCCGCTAACTTAGCTGTAATTAAAGGATTATTAACCTCCAATGGTGATATTAACCGTGACTCCGACGCTTGTGATACCTCATTCCAAGTCTCCAGTTCAACAGCTAAAAAACTCAAAAGTTATGGGTTTAATTTAATTGGTCGTTATTTAACTGGAACGGTGGGTCCTGGTGCAGATAGACGACGTAAAAACTTAACTACTGGTGAAATTGAAGGTTTGGTCAATGCTGGATTAAAAATTTTCCCCATTTACCAAGATAATGATGGCGATCAATCGTACTTTACCTCATCTCAAGGAAGTCATGATGCCAATATTGCAACTTCAGCTGCAGCTAGATTGGGATTCCCTGAAGGAACTACCATTTATTTTGCTGTGGATACTGATATTCTGGATGGAGATATTCCTGGGACCGTTCTTCCTTATTTGGCAGCTGTTAAACGCCATTTGGGTAATAATTACAAAGTAGGTGCTTATGGAACTCGAAATGTTTGTGCAAAAGCCTTAGACCATGGTTATGCCGTAAATGCTTTTGTTTCTGACATGTCAACTGGATACAGTGGTAACTTGGGTTATAAAATGCCAAAAAATTGGGCAATTGACCAGTTTACTGAGTATAATTTTGCTGGGATTGCCACTGACCAAGATGCATCATCAGGAAGAAATACAGGAACCAATCAATTTGTTAAAAAGACAAATTACAAGCCTATTCTTGATGTTGTGCAAACAATTACTAACAATACTGAATTAGAAATAGATACTCCGATTACAACAGTTAATTTTTCTGATTCCTTAAAAGTAGTATTAACTGCCACAAATCAAATTTATAATTTAAATAGTAGTAATATTTTTAACATTACAAATGGGTCAATGCCTACAGCAGATGTTTCAAAATGGATCGCTTATAAATTTAATTTACCTAATCCAGTATCAGATGTTATTGTTGGTGGTCTAAAAAAATTTTCTGTAGCCAAAGATATCATGGATGGAGAATTAACTATTTCTTATTCTGTTGATGATGACGGATTTTATACCGTATCTTTTAGTATTAATATTTACAAGGTTAAAATTAATAATGATGACTATACTACAGAAGGGAATTTACAAATTGATTTAAAAATTAAGCCATATAATATTCCGGTAGTAAAACAATATGCTGAGGCTATAGATTTTGTAAAAGCAAAATGGTCAAAAATTGTTATTGCTGTTATTATTGCATTTGTAGTAATTGGAGGGGCTATTCTTATTGCTAGTTCCCCACTTACTTTAGCAACAGTAGCTAGCGGTTTTGCTTCTATCTGTGTTGATATTTATGGTATTATGTCATAA
- a CDS encoding Fic family protein, which yields MANLPDKYEFNLAENRRYAQDTLIQLVHTISRFEGVKTTLTQTKMIIDGMSVQGVPVADILTIVNLKRGWQYITNLSHPLDLQVEKEINRIVAAEDSLDPGSFRSGAGNVDLGLGKSFEPPLVNEKQEQVFLNKTLQDTSLSTTDRALTIMYHNMRNQIFWDGNKRSAVLAANKIMIDGGAGLINVPLTKWGKWTTLISNYYRTGKINKLKKWTYNHGVQGV from the coding sequence TTGGCAAATTTACCCGATAAATATGAATTTAATCTAGCAGAAAACAGACGTTACGCCCAGGACACCTTGATCCAGCTAGTACACACTATTTCTCGTTTTGAAGGAGTCAAAACGACGTTAACGCAAACCAAAATGATCATTGATGGTATGAGTGTCCAGGGCGTCCCGGTTGCAGATATTTTAACGATTGTTAATTTAAAACGGGGCTGGCAATATATTACTAATTTAAGTCATCCCCTAGATTTACAGGTCGAAAAAGAAATTAATCGTATTGTGGCCGCTGAAGATTCACTGGATCCGGGTAGTTTTCGATCGGGAGCTGGGAATGTTGATTTAGGCTTAGGAAAGTCATTCGAACCTCCGCTAGTTAATGAAAAGCAAGAACAGGTTTTTTTAAATAAAACTTTACAAGATACTAGCTTAAGTACTACTGATCGGGCGCTCACGATTATGTACCACAACATGCGAAATCAAATTTTTTGGGACGGAAATAAGCGGTCTGCAGTTTTAGCAGCTAACAAAATCATGATTGATGGGGGAGCCGGTTTAATTAATGTTCCATTAACCAAATGGGGTAAATGGACTACGCTCATCAGTAATTATTATCGAACCGGCAAGATAAACAAATTAAAAAAATGGACTTATAATCATGGAGTGCAAGGAGTTTGA
- the rsmG gene encoding 16S rRNA (guanine(527)-N(7))-methyltransferase RsmG yields the protein MTPEEFQQAVAEQGFKLSDHQLDQFRDYFQLLVAYNQRVNLTTITAEADVYLKHFYDSLTPVFYVPGLRTDATLVDVGAGAGFPSIPLKILNPALRVTIVDSLNKRIVFLQQLVERLGLTDVRLVHARAEEFGGRRSPDRGQFDYATARALARLQVMSELCLPLVKVGGALIALKAAKAEAELAAATKAIHVLGGKVTEDNSFTLPESHEERHIIVIEKVKQTPSKYPRKAGTPNKEPIQ from the coding sequence ATGACGCCAGAAGAGTTTCAACAGGCCGTGGCTGAGCAGGGATTTAAATTGAGTGACCACCAACTGGACCAGTTTCGCGACTACTTCCAGTTACTCGTTGCATATAACCAACGGGTTAATTTAACGACGATTACGGCGGAAGCAGACGTTTATTTGAAACATTTTTATGATTCACTGACCCCCGTGTTCTACGTGCCGGGGTTGCGGACTGATGCCACGTTAGTTGACGTTGGTGCGGGAGCGGGGTTTCCTTCAATTCCCTTAAAAATTTTGAATCCGGCGTTACGGGTAACCATCGTTGATTCTTTAAATAAGCGAATTGTCTTTTTACAGCAGTTAGTCGAGCGACTCGGCCTGACTGACGTGCGGCTGGTCCACGCCCGCGCAGAAGAGTTTGGCGGACGCCGGTCGCCTGATCGCGGGCAATTTGATTATGCGACTGCCCGCGCGCTCGCCCGGTTGCAGGTGATGAGTGAACTGTGTCTGCCACTCGTTAAAGTCGGGGGCGCACTAATTGCCCTGAAGGCGGCGAAGGCGGAAGCAGAATTAGCAGCGGCCACCAAAGCAATCCACGTGTTAGGCGGGAAGGTCACTGAAGACAATTCGTTTACGTTGCCGGAGAGCCACGAAGAACGTCACATTATTGTCATTGAAAAAGTAAAGCAGACTCCGAGCAAGTATCCCCGCAAAGCTGGAACACCTAACAAGGAACCGATTCAATAA
- a CDS encoding ParA family protein, whose translation MAHIIALANQKGGVGKTTTAVNLGADLASEGQRVLIIDSDAQGNATSGVGISKQAIQHDVYDVLVNEEPLTSVIMHSQHPGLDIVPATIQLSGAEIELTPQMARETRLKNALGAVDDQYDFVLIDCPPSLGLITINAFTASDSILIPVQSEYYALEGLSQLLNTVQLVQKHFNPNLYIEGVLLTMYDARTKLGAQVNAEVRKFFKDKVYATVIPRNVRLSEAPSHGLPIIDYDPSSKGAQVYLELTKEVLAANDK comes from the coding sequence ATGGCACACATTATTGCGTTAGCAAACCAAAAGGGTGGGGTTGGCAAAACAACCACGGCCGTTAATTTGGGAGCAGATTTAGCAAGTGAAGGACAACGCGTTTTGATCATAGATTCCGATGCCCAAGGCAATGCCACGAGTGGGGTGGGAATTAGCAAGCAAGCCATCCAACACGACGTGTACGATGTTTTGGTCAATGAGGAACCGTTGACGTCCGTCATCATGCACAGTCAACATCCCGGTTTGGATATTGTCCCGGCGACGATTCAGTTGTCCGGGGCAGAAATTGAATTAACCCCCCAAATGGCCCGGGAAACCCGACTGAAAAATGCCCTTGGCGCAGTTGACGACCAGTACGACTTCGTACTGATTGATTGTCCACCATCGCTGGGTTTGATTACCATTAACGCCTTTACGGCGAGTGATTCAATCTTAATCCCCGTGCAAAGCGAATACTATGCCCTAGAAGGGCTGAGCCAGCTTTTGAATACCGTTCAACTGGTTCAAAAGCACTTTAATCCGAATTTGTACATTGAGGGCGTGTTACTCACGATGTACGATGCCCGCACGAAGCTCGGTGCACAGGTGAATGCAGAAGTCCGAAAATTTTTTAAGGATAAGGTATATGCAACGGTCATTCCCAGAAACGTTCGCCTGTCGGAAGCGCCTAGTCATGGGTTGCCGATTATTGACTATGATCCCAGTTCAAAGGGTGCACAGGTTTATCTAGAACTAACCAAGGAGGTATTGGCGGCCAATGATAAGTAA
- a CDS encoding ParB/RepB/Spo0J family partition protein, with protein MISKNSKGLGRGLDALFDGNDISVNDEAVQQLELQQLQPNPYQPRKKFNEKALQDLTNSIKVSGVFQPIIVRQPNPHVASYEIVAGERRFRASKAAGKTTIPAIIRDATDAQMMEIAVMENLQREDLNPLDEAKAYEMLMTNLDITQAQVSKRLGKSRPYIANYLRLLNLPLPVKEMLQKGQLSMGQARTLLAVKNKQELVQLAQQAVAKTLTVRQLEKEIERLNQKNPQQPKATKRNRKSPYLRAGEEQLQDKFGTRVAISESRPKSGRGKIEIDYLSNDDLNRILDLLDVHLD; from the coding sequence ATGATAAGTAAAAACAGCAAGGGCCTCGGCCGGGGGTTGGATGCCCTTTTTGATGGCAACGACATTAGCGTAAACGATGAAGCGGTGCAACAACTGGAGTTACAACAGTTGCAACCGAATCCTTACCAGCCACGGAAGAAGTTTAATGAGAAGGCCTTGCAGGATTTAACCAATTCCATTAAGGTTTCAGGGGTCTTTCAACCGATCATTGTCCGGCAACCAAACCCCCACGTGGCGAGTTATGAAATTGTCGCAGGAGAACGGCGGTTCCGGGCTTCAAAGGCCGCCGGTAAGACGACCATTCCGGCGATTATTCGGGATGCGACCGATGCCCAGATGATGGAAATCGCAGTCATGGAAAACTTACAACGGGAAGATTTGAACCCGCTGGATGAAGCTAAGGCCTACGAGATGCTGATGACGAATCTAGATATCACTCAGGCTCAGGTTTCAAAACGGTTAGGGAAGAGTCGTCCGTACATCGCGAACTACCTACGGCTCTTAAACCTGCCGCTGCCCGTAAAGGAAATGTTACAAAAGGGCCAGCTATCGATGGGTCAAGCGCGGACCTTGCTTGCCGTGAAAAATAAGCAAGAACTCGTGCAGTTAGCGCAGCAGGCCGTTGCCAAGACGCTCACGGTTCGGCAACTCGAAAAAGAAATTGAACGGTTAAACCAAAAGAATCCCCAGCAACCCAAAGCAACAAAACGGAACCGGAAGTCGCCCTACCTGCGCGCGGGTGAGGAACAGCTCCAAGATAAGTTCGGGACCCGGGTGGCAATTAGTGAAAGTCGGCCGAAATCAGGGCGGGGCAAGATTGAAATTGATTACCTGTCAAACGACGACTTAAACCGGATTTTAGACCTATTAGATGTTCATCTAGATTAG
- a CDS encoding DUF951 domain-containing protein, translating into MYDLHDVVEMKKAHPCGANRWEIIRVGADIKLECQGCGHIVMMPRRQFEKRMKKVLSKHTEE; encoded by the coding sequence ATGTATGACTTACATGATGTGGTTGAAATGAAAAAAGCCCATCCATGTGGTGCCAACCGGTGGGAAATCATTCGGGTTGGGGCTGACATTAAACTGGAATGCCAGGGATGTGGTCACATCGTGATGATGCCACGCAGACAGTTCGAAAAGCGGATGAAAAAAGTTTTAAGCAAACACACTGAAGAGTAG
- the ychF gene encoding redox-regulated ATPase YchF, with translation MSLTAGIVGLPNVGKSTLFNAITKAGAEMANYPFATIDPNVGMVEVPDHRLDRIQELIPAKKVVPTTFEFTDIAGIVKGASRGEGLGNQFLENIRQVDAIVHVVRAFDDDNITHVSDKVDPVADIETINLELTLADLEAVNKRIGKVTRAAKGSAEAQAELDVLNQLKPVLENGGAVRDLDFDEEAAKLVKGLFLLTSKPVLYVANVSEASMAHPEQDPYFQAVEQYAAAHGAEAIGIAAESEEEIAELDDDDKAEFLAAAGVTEPWLDKLIRAAYQLLDLETFFTAGGKETKAWTFLRGTKAPQAAGIIHSDFERGFIRAEVMSFADLDQYESEAAVKEAGKLRIEGKDYVMQDGDIVNFRFNV, from the coding sequence ATGTCATTAACAGCGGGAATTGTGGGGTTGCCAAACGTCGGCAAGTCGACCCTATTTAACGCCATTACCAAGGCCGGGGCGGAGATGGCGAACTACCCGTTTGCCACCATTGATCCGAACGTCGGAATGGTGGAAGTCCCAGACCACCGGTTGGATCGGATTCAGGAACTAATTCCAGCGAAAAAGGTGGTGCCAACCACCTTTGAATTTACCGATATTGCCGGGATTGTTAAGGGAGCGAGCCGGGGGGAAGGCCTCGGAAACCAATTCTTGGAAAACATTCGGCAGGTGGACGCAATTGTGCACGTGGTTCGGGCGTTTGATGATGACAACATCACCCACGTTTCTGACAAGGTTGATCCCGTTGCAGACATTGAAACCATCAACTTAGAATTAACCCTGGCGGATCTAGAAGCCGTTAACAAACGAATTGGTAAGGTAACGAGAGCTGCCAAGGGGAGTGCAGAAGCCCAGGCAGAGCTGGACGTGCTCAATCAGCTCAAACCAGTGTTAGAAAACGGAGGTGCCGTGCGGGATCTTGATTTTGATGAAGAAGCGGCCAAGCTTGTAAAGGGCTTGTTCCTGTTAACTTCGAAACCGGTGCTATACGTAGCGAACGTGAGTGAAGCATCGATGGCTCATCCCGAACAGGATCCCTATTTTCAAGCAGTGGAGCAATACGCTGCTGCGCATGGGGCTGAAGCAATTGGGATCGCTGCTGAAAGTGAAGAGGAAATTGCAGAACTTGATGACGATGATAAAGCGGAGTTTTTAGCCGCCGCCGGGGTAACGGAACCGTGGCTCGACAAGTTGATTCGGGCAGCTTACCAACTGCTGGACTTAGAAACCTTCTTTACCGCTGGGGGCAAGGAAACCAAGGCGTGGACCTTTTTACGTGGCACTAAAGCCCCCCAAGCCGCTGGGATCATTCACTCCGACTTTGAGCGGGGGTTCATTCGGGCTGAGGTCATGTCCTTTGCTGATCTGGACCAGTACGAAAGTGAAGCAGCTGTGAAGGAAGCTGGGAAACTGAGAATTGAAGGAAAAGACTACGTAATGCAGGATGGCGATATCGTAAACTTCCGCTTTAACGTGTAG
- a CDS encoding DUF1129 family protein — protein sequence MATEKEKRNAHVQQQRPSSQKERYAEFANRGLTKRNEEYMVKFSAALADTNYPAEQRAELIQTMLQEILAAQKRGTTAKNLYGTVTEKLKVTLNPPKEPAGPMTKKRYLTDATYNFLWFLILFNFMYGAIAFMAPASTNRAGAAGITCIVISSIVAGLGMPFVTQLSAPDVQHKHHWLVRAGMMAVMFLVWMLVFYGSNLLPRIINPVVNPIVNIVIGVIGVVAILYMRSRFKITSGIFAGRR from the coding sequence ATGGCGACTGAAAAGGAAAAACGGAATGCCCACGTCCAACAACAACGACCATCGAGTCAGAAGGAACGGTACGCGGAATTTGCAAACCGGGGGCTAACCAAACGTAACGAAGAGTACATGGTGAAATTTAGTGCAGCGTTAGCTGATACTAACTATCCGGCAGAACAACGAGCTGAGTTGATTCAGACCATGTTGCAGGAAATTTTAGCAGCCCAAAAACGGGGCACCACTGCTAAAAATCTGTATGGGACGGTCACAGAAAAACTGAAGGTAACGTTGAATCCGCCTAAGGAACCAGCTGGACCGATGACAAAGAAACGGTACCTGACGGATGCCACGTATAACTTCCTCTGGTTCCTGATTCTCTTTAATTTTATGTATGGGGCAATAGCATTCATGGCGCCGGCTTCCACTAATCGAGCCGGCGCAGCCGGGATTACGTGTATTGTGATTTCGTCAATCGTAGCAGGATTGGGAATGCCCTTTGTAACCCAGCTCTCTGCTCCAGACGTTCAGCACAAGCACCATTGGCTGGTCCGGGCCGGAATGATGGCGGTAATGTTTTTGGTCTGGATGTTGGTCTTTTATGGCTCTAACCTCCTGCCTCGGATCATCAACCCGGTGGTGAACCCGATTGTCAACATTGTGATTGGTGTAATCGGGGTTGTTGCAATTTTATACATGCGGTCACGCTTCAAAATCACGAGCGGGATCTTTGCGGGTCGCCGCTAA
- a CDS encoding response regulator transcription factor, with the protein MKILVVDDDQEIAQLLEIYIKNEGFEPVAAYDGEAALSKLHTESDIGLVILDIMMPGINGMEVINQVRKDSQIPIIVLSAKTEDLDKIQGLTTGADDYVTKPFNPLEVMARVHSLLRRSENAMKNAEPEAIHADMLTINRDSHEVVTEDGTKIQLTAIEFGILYLLASHPNRVFSADEIFERVWKQESVISAKTVMVHMSHLRDKIEAATNGQDVIKTVWGVGYKVEG; encoded by the coding sequence ATGAAAATATTAGTAGTTGATGACGATCAAGAAATTGCCCAGTTATTAGAAATTTACATTAAAAACGAAGGGTTTGAGCCGGTCGCCGCTTACGACGGCGAAGCAGCCCTCTCCAAGCTGCATACTGAATCAGACATTGGGTTAGTCATTTTGGACATCATGATGCCGGGCATTAACGGGATGGAAGTGATTAACCAGGTTCGCAAGGATTCCCAGATTCCAATCATCGTGCTATCTGCGAAAACGGAAGACCTCGATAAGATCCAGGGTTTGACCACCGGTGCGGATGACTATGTCACGAAACCCTTCAATCCGTTAGAAGTCATGGCGCGGGTCCACTCGTTGTTACGCCGAAGTGAAAATGCGATGAAGAACGCTGAGCCAGAAGCAATTCATGCTGACATGTTGACGATTAATCGTGATTCACACGAAGTGGTTACGGAAGATGGAACCAAGATTCAATTAACGGCGATTGAGTTTGGGATTTTATACCTATTAGCCAGTCATCCCAACCGCGTTTTTTCGGCCGATGAAATCTTTGAACGGGTGTGGAAGCAGGAAAGCGTGATCTCAGCGAAAACTGTGATGGTGCACATGAGTCACCTGCGGGACAAGATTGAGGCCGCTACGAATGGTCAGGATGTAATTAAGACGGTTTGGGGAGTGGGTTACAAGGTTGAAGGTTAA